In Nicotiana tabacum cultivar K326 chromosome 19, ASM71507v2, whole genome shotgun sequence, one DNA window encodes the following:
- the LOC107802161 gene encoding 18.1 kDa class I heat shock protein-like: MEAKVGASEDRFEPSYEWLREQRHDVLLVHLPAEFKDKEGLKVQISSFGGLKVSGDRRVNKKRLRFFREFPVWKDYETDEIQAEFEKGVLKITLPKKIIKPPLADEEKGSKNSRLNKFTKVVLGVVAAVVVAAGLTGFAYYTFTFTVIED; the protein is encoded by the exons ATGGAAGCCAAAGTAGGAGCATCTGAAGACCGTTTTGAACCATCGTACGAGTGGCTACGTGAACAAAGACATGACGTTCTCTTAGTTCATCTCCCAGCTG AATTCAAAGATAAAGAAGGGTTGAAGGTACAAATCAGCAGTTTTGGAGGCTTGAAGGTTTCTGGAGATCGACGAGTGAATAAAAAAAGATTGAGATTTTTCAGGGAATTTCCAGTATGGAAGGACTATGAAACTGATGAAATCCAGGCAGAGTTTGAGAAAGGTGTTCTTAAGATTACATTGCCAAAGAAAATTATTAAACCACCCCTAGCTGATGAAGAAAAAGGATCAAAGAATTCAAGATTGAACAAGTTCACAAAGGTGGTTTTGGGTGTTGTAGCTGCGGTCGTTGTGGCTGCTGGCCTCACTGGTTTTGCTTACTATACTTTTACGTTCACAGTAATTGAAGATTGA
- the LOC107802139 gene encoding uncharacterized protein LOC107802139: MEANVELIGKQAYSEFDPYSEWQKEEFDVLIVHIPGRLTMQVLFFSRFQEFTNKQGLKVQISNLGVVKISGDRQVGNLRTRFYKEFPIPKYCNTDAIQAKLAKGSLKISFPKKVTAPPPLAVNPKADEETSPTLKENNSTTSTKVEDETTNNSRLKKIKNVATSVAAMVAVISVITYYLYSSTNS, encoded by the exons ATGGAAGCCAATGTTGAATTAATTGGAAAGCAAGCATATTCTGAATTTGATCCATATAGCGAGTGGCAAAAGGAGGAATTTGATGTTCTTATAGTCCATATCCCAG GTAGACTAACGATGCAAGTTTTATTCTTCTCCCGGTTCCAAGAATTCACTAATAAACAAGGCTTGAAGGTGCAAATTAGCAATTTgggagtggtcaagatttctggaGATCGTCAAGTCGGTAATTTAAGAACTAGATTTTATAAGGAATTCCCAATACCAAAATACTGTAATACAGATGCAATCCAAGCAAAATTAGCaaaaggttctctcaagatttcATTTCCAAAGAAAGTTACAGCCCCTCCACCATTAGCTGTTAATCCTAAAGCAGATGAAGAAACATCACCAACTCtaaaagaaaataactcaactACATCCACGAAAGTAGAGGACGAAACAACAAACAACTCAAGATTGAAGAAGATCAAGAATGTAGCTACGAGCGTTGCAGCTATGGTGGCTGTGATTTCTGTCATTACTTACTATCTGTATAGCTCTACAAATAGTTGA